From the Photobacterium sp. GJ3 genome, one window contains:
- a CDS encoding IS4 family transposase — MTIISLKKQLVQFFDASFLEKTARKCGFTQRARAIQPQQLVLSLLAALSKGNCHAIADLHRQFNGMCLSEKQNVAYKPFHNQLRKDSFADFMKELVKFAIVQLFQKSSRSMPANLSHFDDVILQDGSSFRVHDGLREVFPSRFKNYPAAIECHMTMSLFDQSPKTMTVTADTASERTYLPTPGNLEKKLLLADAGYVDFSYFEQLSRHNGHFIVRGGKSLNPTIVSAHNGNGRRLPRLIDMKLKDISRKTNRSEVLDLRCKRGKYEFRVVRRWFAEEKRFCLWLTNLPTSQFSADDIMALYRCRWQIELLFKELKSHTNWRRFVTAQKAIAEGLIWASLLALIVRRSIAITSLPSVSVLKAAKNVDVWLLPILESLMHQARSEISGRLEWAMVYISMNARKAAQRKSKKDRTLDGIYEKLNA, encoded by the coding sequence ATGACGATTATCTCTTTAAAAAAGCAACTGGTGCAATTCTTCGATGCCAGTTTTCTCGAAAAAACTGCAAGAAAGTGTGGTTTTACTCAGCGGGCCAGAGCAATTCAGCCTCAACAATTGGTACTCAGCCTTCTCGCGGCTTTGAGCAAGGGCAATTGCCACGCCATTGCCGACCTTCATCGCCAGTTCAACGGGATGTGTCTGAGTGAAAAGCAAAATGTGGCTTATAAGCCTTTTCATAACCAGTTGCGAAAAGATAGTTTTGCCGACTTTATGAAAGAGCTGGTCAAATTTGCAATAGTTCAGCTGTTCCAGAAGAGTTCGCGTTCAATGCCAGCAAATTTATCTCATTTCGACGATGTTATTCTGCAGGATGGCAGTTCTTTTCGAGTTCACGACGGACTTCGTGAGGTTTTTCCAAGCCGCTTCAAAAACTATCCTGCTGCGATTGAATGTCATATGACCATGTCGCTGTTTGACCAGTCACCAAAAACGATGACAGTAACGGCAGATACAGCATCTGAGCGGACGTACTTGCCCACACCTGGCAACCTAGAGAAAAAATTGCTTTTAGCCGATGCTGGCTATGTGGATTTTAGCTATTTCGAGCAACTTTCTCGTCATAACGGCCATTTTATCGTCCGTGGCGGTAAATCACTGAACCCAACAATTGTTAGTGCCCACAATGGCAATGGTCGGCGTTTACCAAGATTAATAGATATGAAACTCAAGGATATTAGCCGAAAAACTAACCGCTCCGAAGTTCTTGACCTGAGATGCAAGCGAGGAAAGTACGAGTTCCGGGTGGTGCGTCGATGGTTCGCTGAAGAAAAGCGTTTTTGTCTGTGGTTGACAAACTTGCCGACATCACAATTTTCAGCAGACGATATCATGGCGCTCTATCGGTGCCGATGGCAAATTGAGTTGCTATTCAAGGAGTTAAAGTCGCATACGAATTGGCGTCGTTTTGTAACGGCACAAAAAGCCATTGCTGAGGGGCTGATTTGGGCCAGTTTGCTAGCGCTGATTGTTCGGCGAAGTATTGCCATAACCAGCCTGCCGTCAGTATCTGTATTAAAAGCGGCAAAAAATGTTGATGTTTGGCTACTTCCAATATTGGAAAGCTTGATGCACCAAGCAAGGTCTGAAATATCAGGGCGACTGGAATGGGCTATGGTATATATATCAATGAATGCTCGCAAAGCAGCTCAGAGAAAATCCAAGAAAGACAGAACCTTAGATGGAATTTATGAAAAGCTTAATGCTTAA
- a CDS encoding serine hydrolase, with protein MKKLIFLSLGAIAASFYIQNYVDMSDFRWVQISSQQDWPENEPSAQGFDEDKLVSLHQFVSRSQRKHVHSLLIAKNGQLVFEQYYQAANTPTGTPMPTHYPPGPDTSHQMRSVTKTVTATLIGRLLQSGDIPDLKQPLFSYFQQEAIADRERKSEVTLENALMFNVGLDWMEWGVQNSDAMKMWLSPDPYTYILNRPMAFPPGETFIYQGGASVLLGGVIERVSGQNLRDYAEQALFGPLNITNYDWFAHERTGQYLGSSGLYLRTRDLAKLGQLYLNQGEWQGQQLLDPQWVEQSFTPRGKFWSWKSIEYGYHWWLPDIRVDGRKVTIAGMRGSGGQEMFVVPEHQLIFAMTSGAYLNQDEDYPLQLLAEYILPALGLQNVEYVAESR; from the coding sequence TTGAAAAAATTGATTTTTCTTTCTCTGGGCGCGATCGCTGCCTCGTTTTACATTCAAAACTATGTGGATATGAGTGATTTTCGCTGGGTTCAAATTTCGAGTCAGCAGGACTGGCCCGAAAACGAACCCAGTGCACAGGGTTTTGATGAAGATAAGTTGGTTTCACTTCATCAATTTGTCAGTCGCAGTCAGCGGAAGCATGTTCACTCGCTGCTGATTGCCAAAAACGGCCAGTTGGTGTTTGAACAATATTATCAGGCTGCGAATACGCCAACCGGCACCCCAATGCCAACACATTATCCGCCGGGCCCGGATACCTCCCATCAGATGCGCTCAGTGACAAAAACAGTGACAGCGACTTTGATCGGTCGACTTTTACAGTCTGGTGATATTCCGGATCTCAAGCAGCCACTGTTCAGTTATTTTCAGCAGGAGGCCATTGCTGACCGGGAGCGCAAATCGGAAGTCACGCTAGAAAATGCACTGATGTTCAATGTTGGGCTGGATTGGATGGAATGGGGGGTTCAGAACAGCGATGCCATGAAAATGTGGTTATCGCCCGATCCTTATACATATATTCTCAATCGACCCATGGCTTTTCCACCCGGTGAAACCTTTATTTATCAGGGGGGTGCCAGTGTTTTGTTAGGCGGTGTGATTGAACGGGTTTCTGGACAGAATTTACGTGATTACGCGGAACAAGCTTTGTTTGGTCCGTTAAACATCACAAATTATGACTGGTTTGCGCATGAAAGAACGGGACAGTACTTAGGGTCCTCAGGTTTGTATCTGCGAACCCGTGATTTAGCCAAACTGGGCCAGCTTTATTTAAATCAGGGGGAGTGGCAGGGTCAGCAACTGCTCGATCCGCAATGGGTTGAACAGAGCTTTACTCCGCGTGGTAAGTTCTGGTCGTGGAAGTCGATTGAATATGGTTATCACTGGTGGTTGCCGGATATTCGTGTCGATGGACGGAAAGTGACGATTGCAGGGATGCGTGGCAGTGGCGGCCAGGAAATGTTTGTGGTTCCGGAGCATCAACTGATCTTTGCCATGACTTCAGGGGCCTATCTCAATCAGGATGAAGATTACCCGTTGCAGCTCTTGGCCGAGTATATCTTACCGGCACTTGGACTCCAGAATGTCGAGTATGTTGCTGAAAGTCGGTGA
- a CDS encoding LysR family transcriptional regulator, protein MKGFGFDLRSLEVFVATAQSGNMTMAATQLGLTQSSVSQTLSALEQNLKVMLLDRSVRPVELTVAGRYFYDQSCHLLAEAEKTHGVMTKGSFQKLHLLRVAMVDSLATSLGQPLVEVIKRHSENWCISTGRSHMHAQALLSRNVDIIISDDALDNNEHLSRHRILREPFVLVIPSQFAHQIQNLHQAISQLDFVRYTADSLIGATIERYLRRLDLSIPIRMQLDNTFAVLSSVAAGLGWTITTPLCLFQCGLTREKLTCLPLPRDEPFFRNLTLVSRHHELGNLPQILAQDSRQIISERFLPQIRDALPWLDKELYAG, encoded by the coding sequence TTGAAAGGATTCGGATTTGACCTGCGCTCGCTTGAGGTGTTTGTCGCGACGGCACAAAGCGGCAACATGACGATGGCGGCCACACAGCTGGGGCTGACACAGTCTTCGGTGTCGCAAACCCTCTCGGCATTGGAACAAAACCTCAAGGTGATGCTGCTGGATCGCAGTGTCCGGCCTGTAGAGCTGACTGTGGCGGGGCGATACTTTTATGACCAATCCTGCCATTTGCTGGCGGAAGCCGAGAAAACCCATGGTGTGATGACCAAAGGCAGTTTTCAGAAACTGCACCTGCTGCGAGTCGCCATGGTGGACTCGCTGGCCACGTCACTTGGCCAGCCTCTGGTGGAAGTGATCAAACGCCATAGTGAAAACTGGTGTATCAGTACCGGCCGCTCGCATATGCATGCCCAGGCGCTGTTGTCGCGGAATGTGGATATCATTATTTCTGATGATGCGCTGGATAATAACGAGCACCTCAGCCGCCACCGTATTCTGCGTGAACCTTTCGTGCTGGTGATTCCCAGCCAGTTTGCCCATCAGATTCAGAACTTGCATCAGGCAATCAGTCAGTTGGATTTTGTCCGATATACCGCAGATTCACTGATCGGTGCGACGATTGAGCGCTATCTGCGGCGATTGGACCTCAGTATTCCTATCCGGATGCAACTCGATAATACCTTCGCTGTGCTTTCCAGTGTGGCTGCTGGCTTGGGCTGGACCATCACCACGCCGCTCTGCCTGTTTCAGTGCGGGCTGACACGGGAAAAACTGACGTGCCTGCCTCTGCCGCGGGATGAACCATTTTTCAGGAATCTGACGCTGGTCAGCCGGCATCATGAGCTGGGGAATCTGCCTCAGATTCTGGCGCAGGACAGCCGCCAGATTATCAGCGAGCGCTTTTTACCGCAAATTCGCGATGCCTTGCCCTGGCTGGACAAAGAACTCTATGCGGGATGA
- the eat gene encoding ethanolamine permease, whose protein sequence is MSDSNTQAVESNTVSDDYLNQRQLKKGVAGWVLLASLGVSYVISGDFAGWNFGLERAGFGGMLLATLVMGLMYLCLILSLAEMSSSIPTAGGGYSFARRAMGPWGGFLTGTAILLEYAIAPAAIAIFIGGYVNELIGIDGPIVYAAFYCVFVGIHLWGAGEALRIMMGITLLAVIAIIVFAFGMLPHFDINNLFDIPVRADVAGASAFLPEGYLGIWAALPFAMWLFLAVEGVPLAAEEATNPAKDMPRGIIASMLILIVFAAIVLILVPGGAGAEAMKSHSAPLVGALQAVYGTDSVAAKFVNVVGLFGLIASFFSIIYAYSRQVFALSRAGYLPRFLSLSGERKVPVWALIVPGVIGFLLSLSGEGDLMITMAVFGATVSYALMSLSHILLRRKEPDLARPYRTPGGTLTSGIALVLSLVALASTFVVSLQAALWSALFYAVMLSYFAFYSRHRIVANAPEEEFDLISSAESELS, encoded by the coding sequence ATGTCTGACAGCAACACACAAGCAGTCGAAAGTAACACCGTCTCTGACGATTATTTGAATCAGCGACAGCTCAAAAAAGGAGTCGCTGGCTGGGTTTTACTGGCCAGTCTGGGGGTGTCATATGTGATTTCCGGCGATTTTGCCGGTTGGAACTTTGGTCTGGAGCGTGCCGGATTTGGCGGCATGCTGCTGGCAACGCTCGTGATGGGATTGATGTATTTATGCCTGATTCTCAGTCTGGCGGAAATGTCATCTTCCATCCCGACCGCAGGCGGGGGGTACAGTTTTGCCCGTCGGGCCATGGGGCCGTGGGGCGGGTTTCTGACGGGCACAGCCATTTTGCTGGAATATGCCATTGCCCCTGCCGCCATCGCGATTTTCATTGGTGGTTATGTGAATGAACTGATTGGGATTGATGGCCCGATCGTTTATGCCGCCTTCTATTGCGTGTTTGTGGGCATTCACTTATGGGGTGCAGGGGAAGCCTTGCGGATCATGATGGGCATTACGCTGCTCGCCGTAATTGCCATTATTGTGTTTGCCTTTGGCATGCTGCCGCACTTCGACATCAACAACCTTTTTGATATTCCAGTTCGTGCTGATGTTGCCGGTGCCAGTGCTTTCCTGCCAGAGGGCTACCTTGGGATCTGGGCTGCGCTGCCGTTTGCCATGTGGCTGTTTCTGGCTGTTGAAGGGGTTCCGCTGGCCGCAGAAGAAGCGACCAATCCAGCCAAGGATATGCCACGCGGTATCATTGCGTCGATGCTGATTCTGATTGTCTTTGCTGCCATTGTACTGATTCTGGTGCCTGGGGGTGCAGGTGCCGAGGCCATGAAATCACACAGTGCACCACTGGTCGGGGCATTGCAAGCTGTCTACGGGACTGATTCTGTGGCCGCGAAGTTCGTGAACGTTGTCGGCCTGTTTGGCTTAATTGCCAGCTTTTTCTCCATTATCTACGCCTATTCGCGTCAGGTGTTTGCCTTGTCCCGTGCCGGTTATCTGCCGCGATTCCTGTCGCTTTCCGGCGAGCGCAAAGTGCCGGTCTGGGCGCTGATTGTTCCCGGCGTGATTGGCTTTTTGTTGTCCCTGTCCGGCGAGGGTGATCTGATGATCACCATGGCCGTGTTCGGTGCCACTGTGTCTTACGCGCTGATGAGCCTGTCGCACATTCTGCTGCGCCGGAAAGAACCGGACCTGGCGCGTCCTTACCGAACGCCGGGTGGCACCCTGACTTCCGGCATTGCGCTGGTGCTGTCGCTGGTGGCACTGGCCTCGACCTTTGTGGTCAGCCTTCAGGCGGCGCTGTGGTCGGCCCTGTTCTATGCCGTCATGCTGTCTTACTTCGCGTTCTACAGCCGCCACCGGATTGTTGCGAATGCACCGGAAGAAGAGTTTGACCTGATCTCCAGCGCGGAATCTGAACTCAGTTAA
- a CDS encoding glutamine synthetase family protein, whose amino-acid sequence MEAREVKTIADAMAIVEARGLTHVKVGLFDNDGIMRGKYMSKSKFFSSLENGFAFCDVVLGWDSKDQLYDNTTYTGWHTGYPDAPVKILPQTCREVYEEPGMLLFIAEFAEAAEQVCPRGALRRVLQQADEMGFEVFSALEYEFFVFNETPHSAREKGFRNLETITPDWFGYSMIRNSVHSNLYQAILEMGEQMDFPIEGIHSETGPGVLEAALAVDGAEAAADKAALFKTFMKVLAQKRDLMATFMAKWSGDYPGQSGHIHVSLKNKDGSSAFYDPTQTHNMSKIQRHFLAGQQRLMPEFLCLIAPTINSYTRMIPGYWAPTDATWGVENRTTALRVIPGSEKSQRIEHRLGAADANPYLALAAAVASGLYGIMQQWEPFEQVKGNAYEQTHAPELQLPRTLWDAAQRFRQSEAARTMFGDEFVDHFAASREWEEREFRKHVTDWEMDRYFEII is encoded by the coding sequence ATGGAAGCCAGAGAAGTGAAGACAATCGCAGATGCGATGGCCATCGTTGAAGCGCGTGGCCTGACACATGTCAAAGTTGGCCTGTTCGACAATGACGGCATCATGCGCGGGAAATATATGTCGAAGTCGAAATTCTTTTCCTCGCTGGAAAATGGATTTGCCTTTTGTGACGTGGTGCTGGGATGGGATTCTAAAGATCAGCTTTATGACAATACCACTTATACCGGCTGGCACACCGGCTATCCGGATGCGCCGGTTAAAATTCTGCCGCAGACCTGCCGCGAGGTCTACGAAGAGCCGGGGATGTTGTTGTTCATTGCCGAATTTGCCGAGGCCGCGGAGCAGGTTTGCCCGAGAGGCGCATTGCGCCGGGTGCTGCAGCAAGCGGATGAAATGGGATTTGAGGTGTTTTCGGCGCTGGAGTACGAATTTTTTGTCTTCAACGAAACGCCTCACTCTGCACGTGAAAAAGGATTCCGCAATCTGGAAACCATTACGCCGGACTGGTTTGGCTATTCGATGATCCGGAACTCGGTTCATTCGAACCTGTATCAGGCCATTCTTGAAATGGGCGAACAGATGGACTTCCCGATTGAAGGGATCCACTCAGAAACGGGGCCGGGTGTGCTGGAAGCGGCACTGGCCGTTGATGGTGCAGAGGCGGCCGCCGACAAAGCGGCGCTGTTCAAAACCTTCATGAAGGTGCTGGCGCAGAAGCGGGATCTGATGGCGACCTTTATGGCGAAATGGTCCGGCGATTATCCGGGCCAGAGTGGTCATATTCACGTTTCGCTGAAAAACAAAGATGGTTCTTCAGCGTTTTACGATCCCACGCAAACCCACAACATGAGCAAGATTCAGCGTCATTTTCTGGCCGGGCAACAACGGCTGATGCCGGAATTTCTCTGCCTGATTGCGCCGACCATTAACAGCTATACTCGGATGATTCCCGGTTACTGGGCACCTACCGATGCCACCTGGGGTGTGGAAAACCGAACCACAGCGCTGCGGGTGATCCCCGGCAGTGAGAAATCACAGCGGATTGAACACCGGTTAGGTGCAGCGGATGCCAATCCGTATCTGGCGCTGGCCGCGGCCGTGGCTTCTGGTCTGTACGGCATCATGCAGCAATGGGAACCGTTTGAGCAGGTGAAAGGCAATGCGTATGAACAGACGCATGCACCAGAGCTGCAATTACCCCGCACCCTGTGGGATGCCGCGCAGCGATTCAGGCAGTCGGAAGCGGCTCGTACTATGTTTGGAGATGAGTTCGTCGATCACTTCGCGGCCAGCCGGGAGTGGGAAGAGCGAGAATTCAGAAAACATGTGACGGATTGGGAAATGGACCGCTATTTCGAAATCATTTAA